From one Orcinus orca chromosome 10, mOrcOrc1.1, whole genome shotgun sequence genomic stretch:
- the LOC105748905 gene encoding zinc finger protein with KRAB and SCAN domains 7-like has product MGSAGPVMVKVKLEEDHLRNQGLSLPENQPPAWEIFRQQFRHFCYQDSPGPQEALSRLRELCHQWLRPETHTKEQILELLVLEQFLSILPQELQAQLQEHHPESGEEVVTMLENLERKRNVHIGRDYPDFLMSPDGGVRTENLTLEVKQEPYEEILWCREGSDGHHETVCQHATYRGDSEPSGSLELQDEDATGEKTYECDECRKTFTWIRGLQLHRRIHIGKKPYSSTEYGKAFIRHVELTQHQGLQSKGRPYQCKECGKGFSQKAALSQHLKIHTGEEPHQCNKCGKFFSQRSVLTKHQSLHTGKKPFECIYCGKTCHSADLTEHRQFHNKEKPYECNECGKTFRQCSNLTEHQRIHSKEKLYECKVCGKAFAQYAGLNQHRRIHTGEKPFECPVCGRAFSRSSELIIHHRIHSGEKLYECAECGKTFRVNSTLVIHQRIHTGEKPYKCDECDEAFSQHSGLNKHKLGGKHGNPPKPRKYTCDICGKTFTQLTGLRNHKRIHTGDKTYQCPECGKAFTRGEHLIEHQGIHNKEKAYINVKSVAKPSVRRQVLVIISKSTQ; this is encoded by the exons ATGGGGTCAGCAGGGCCTGTGATGGTGAAAGTGAAGTTGGAGGAAGACCACCTCAGGAATCAGGGTCTCAGCCTTCCAGAGAACCAGCCTCCTGCCTGGGAGATCTTCAGGCAGCAGTTTAGACACTTCTGCTACCAGGATTCCCCTGGTCCCCAAGAAGCACTGAGCCGGCTCCGGGAGCTCTGCCATCAGTGGCTTAGGCCAGAGACACATACCAAGGAGCAGATCCTGGAGCTGCTGGTGCTGGAGCAGTTCCTCTCCATCCTGCCCCAGGAGCTCCAGGCCCAGCTGCAGGAACATCATCCAGAGAGTGGGGAGGAGGTGGTGACCATGCTGGAGAatctggaaagaaagagaaatgtacACATAGGAAGAGACTA CCCAGACTTTTTGATGAGCCCAG ATGGTGGTGTGAGGACTGAGAACCTGACATTAGAAGTGAAGCAGGAACCTTATGAAGAAATATTATGGTGTAGGGAGGGGTCTGATGGACATCATGAAACTGTGTGTCAGCATGCCACATACAGAGGAGACAGTGAGCCTAGTGGAAGTTTGGAGTTGCAGGATGAGGATGCCACAGGTGAAAAAACATATGAATGTGATGAATGTAGGAAAACCTTCACTTGGATAAGAGGCCTTCAGCTGCATAGGAGGATCCACATTGGGAAGAAACCATATTCCAGTACAGAATATGGAAAGGCCTTCATCAGACATGTAGAACTTACCCAGCATCAGGGGCTTCAAAGCAAGGGAAGACCTTATCAGTGTAAAGAGTGTGGCAAAGGCTTCAGTCAGAAAGCAGCCCTCTCCCAACATCTCAAAATCCACACTGGAGAAGAGCCCCATCAATGTAATAAATGTGGCAAATTTTTTAGTCAGAGATCGGTTCTTACAAAGCATCAAAGCCTCCACACTGGAAAGAAACCTTTTGAATGTATATACTGTGGGAAAACCTGCCATAGTGCAGACCTCACTGAACATAGGCaattccacaacaaagagaagccttatgaatgtaatgaatgtgggaaaaccttcaGGCAGTGTTCAAATCTTACTGAGCATCAGCGAATTCACAGTAAAGAAAAACTCTATGAATGTAAAGTATGTGGAAAAGCATTCGCTCAGTATGCAGGACTTAACCAACACCGGagaatccacactggagagaaaccttttgAATGTCCTGTATGTGGACGAGCCTTTAGCCGGAGCTCAGAACTTATAATACATCACAGAATTCACTCAGGGGAAAAACTCTATGAATGTGCCGAGTGTGGAAAAACCTTTAGAGTGAACTCAACCCTGGTCatacatcagagaattcacactggggagaagccctaTAAATGTGATGAGTGTGATGAAGCCTTCAGTCAACACTCAGGCCTCAACAAACACAAGTTAGGAGGGAAGCACGGAAACCCTCCTAAACCAAGAAAATATACGTGTGATATATGCGGGAAGACCTTCACGCAGTTAACTGGCCTCAGAAACCACAAAAGAATCCACACTGGGGATAAGACCTACCAATGTCCTGAGTGTGGCAAGGCCTTCACAAGGGGAGAGCATCTTATTGAACATCAGGGGATTCACAACAAGGAGAAGGCTTATATCAATGTAAAGAGTGTGGCAAAGCCTTCAGTCAGAAGACAGGTCTTAGTCATCATCTCAAAATCCACACAGTAG